From Bradyrhizobium symbiodeficiens, the proteins below share one genomic window:
- a CDS encoding AtzE family amidohydrolase: protein MTSKPEMTAAEIAKAVAGGKMSALDATEAALARIKQHDGILNSFTDVTADRARANARAIDADIAAGKDVGPLAGVPFAVKNLFDVAGLPTRAGSKINRDRAPASRDATLIERMEAAGAVLVGALNMGEYAYDFTGENVHDGPSRNPHDTTRMTGGSSGGSGSAVGGALVPIALGSDTNGSIRVPSSFCGIFGLKPTYGRLSRARSFPFVASLDHLGPFARSVADLALAYDAMQGPDAEDSACTTRGLEPTLPLIANPVSDLRIAIAGGYFQKNVFPEAVEAVSRVARALGATKVVDIPEAARARAAAYVISTTEGASLHLDRLRQRANDFDPAVRDRLIAGAMVPAALVERAQKFRRWYRAELAEIFRSVDVLLAPATPCTAPKLGQVNFNLDGVELPVRANIGIHTQPISFIGLPVVAVPVPLEPLPIGVQIIAAPWREDIALRVAHALEKMGVAAAPSPRGI from the coding sequence ATGACCAGCAAGCCAGAGATGACGGCCGCCGAAATCGCCAAGGCGGTTGCGGGTGGCAAGATGTCCGCGCTCGATGCGACCGAAGCCGCTCTCGCGCGCATCAAGCAGCATGACGGCATCCTCAATTCCTTCACCGATGTCACCGCAGATCGCGCCCGCGCCAACGCACGTGCGATCGATGCCGATATCGCCGCCGGCAAGGATGTCGGCCCGCTTGCCGGCGTTCCCTTCGCGGTGAAGAACCTGTTTGACGTCGCCGGGCTTCCCACGCGCGCAGGCTCGAAGATCAACCGTGATCGCGCGCCCGCGTCGCGCGATGCGACGCTGATCGAGCGCATGGAAGCCGCCGGTGCCGTGCTGGTCGGCGCGCTCAACATGGGCGAATACGCCTACGACTTCACCGGCGAGAACGTCCATGATGGCCCCTCGCGCAATCCGCACGACACCACGCGAATGACCGGCGGCTCGTCCGGCGGCTCGGGCAGTGCCGTCGGCGGCGCGCTGGTGCCGATCGCGCTTGGCTCGGACACCAATGGTTCGATCCGCGTGCCGTCCTCGTTCTGCGGCATCTTCGGTCTGAAGCCGACCTATGGCCGGCTGTCACGGGCGCGCTCGTTTCCTTTCGTGGCGAGCCTCGATCATCTCGGCCCGTTCGCGCGCTCCGTCGCCGATCTCGCACTCGCCTATGATGCGATGCAGGGCCCGGACGCGGAGGACAGCGCCTGCACCACGCGCGGGCTGGAGCCGACGCTGCCGCTGATCGCCAATCCGGTCTCGGATCTGCGCATCGCCATCGCCGGCGGATATTTCCAGAAGAACGTGTTTCCGGAAGCGGTCGAGGCCGTCAGCCGTGTCGCCAGGGCGCTCGGCGCGACGAAGGTAGTCGACATTCCCGAGGCTGCGCGCGCTCGCGCGGCGGCTTATGTCATCTCCACCACCGAAGGCGCCTCGCTGCATCTCGATCGCCTGCGCCAGCGCGCGAACGACTTCGATCCGGCCGTGCGCGACCGGCTGATCGCGGGCGCCATGGTGCCGGCAGCGCTGGTCGAACGCGCGCAGAAATTCCGCCGCTGGTATCGCGCCGAGCTCGCCGAGATCTTCAGGTCGGTCGACGTACTGCTCGCGCCGGCGACGCCCTGCACCGCGCCGAAACTCGGCCAGGTGAATTTCAACCTCGACGGCGTCGAGCTGCCGGTGCGTGCCAATATCGGCATCCACACCCAGCCGATCTCCTTCATCGGCCTGCCGGTGGTCGCAGTTCCGGTGCCGCTCGAGCCGCTGCCGATCGGCGTGCAGATCATCGCGGCGCCCTGGCGCGAAGACATCGCGCTCCGCGTCGCGCACGCCTTGGAAAAGATGGGCGTAGCCGCTGCGCCGTCGCCGAGAGGAATCTGA
- a CDS encoding DUF4089 domain-containing protein, translating into MAEPLDDYIDAVSKALALPVEEAWRPAVRANLEVSLRLGRLVDEFALPDETEPAPIFTA; encoded by the coding sequence ATGGCCGAACCGCTGGACGATTATATCGACGCCGTATCGAAAGCGCTGGCGCTGCCGGTCGAGGAGGCCTGGAGGCCCGCGGTGCGTGCCAATCTCGAAGTGTCGCTGCGGCTCGGCCGCCTGGTCGACGAATTTGCGCTGCCGGACGAGACCGAGCCGGCGCCGATCTTCACCGCTTGA
- a CDS encoding dipeptide ABC transporter ATP-binding protein, with the protein MTAQPLLDVQDLTVEFSTRRGIVKAVQHVSISVAKGETLAIVGESGSGKSVTSYAVMRILDRAGRIAEGSVMFSGIDVKAASEDQMRDLRGREVSMIFQNPRAALNPIRKVGDQIEDVLRTHVQQAQVADHGEKAIEALEQVKIARPRERYHAYPFELSGGMCQRVVIALALACNPQLLIADEPTTGLDVTTQKAVMDLIVELTKRKAMSTILITHDLGLAAAYCDRVVVMEKGRVVETAKAADIFASPQHPYTKKLMRATPRLGVSLRDLLPEEEGAAAAAASAASVAPTAVSGAESQKPLLLIEKLVKEYPRQGATATLGKLFGRKPPLEPDVFRAVDGISFSIGHGESVGLVGESGCGKSTTSMMVMRLLDQTSGLIQFDGEDIGAIQPASFARLPQRSRIQMVFQDPTDSLNPRFTAARAIADPIMQLSDIRGRDALRARCEELATMVGLPHNLLDRFPHQLSGGQKARVGIARAIALHPKLVILDEPTAALDVSVQAVVLNLLQDLKARLGMSYLFVSHDLNVVRLLCDRVIVMRTGRIVEEGSSEQVLSDPQDDYTKELLTAIPHPPLQVH; encoded by the coding sequence ATGACCGCCCAGCCCTTGCTCGACGTCCAGGACCTCACCGTCGAATTCTCCACCCGCCGCGGCATCGTCAAAGCCGTGCAGCATGTCAGCATCTCCGTCGCCAAGGGCGAGACGCTCGCCATCGTCGGCGAGTCCGGCTCCGGCAAGTCGGTGACGTCCTATGCGGTGATGCGCATCCTCGACCGTGCCGGGCGGATCGCCGAGGGCTCGGTGATGTTCTCCGGCATCGACGTGAAGGCCGCGAGCGAAGACCAGATGCGCGATTTGCGCGGCCGCGAAGTCTCGATGATCTTCCAGAATCCGCGCGCGGCGCTGAACCCGATCCGGAAAGTGGGCGACCAGATCGAGGACGTGCTGCGCACCCATGTGCAGCAGGCTCAGGTCGCCGATCACGGCGAGAAGGCGATCGAGGCGCTGGAACAGGTCAAGATCGCCCGCCCGCGCGAGCGCTATCACGCCTATCCGTTCGAGCTGTCCGGCGGCATGTGCCAGCGCGTCGTCATCGCGCTCGCGCTGGCCTGCAATCCGCAACTGCTGATCGCGGACGAGCCGACCACCGGCCTCGACGTCACCACCCAGAAGGCGGTGATGGATTTGATCGTCGAACTGACAAAACGCAAGGCGATGTCGACCATCCTGATCACACACGATCTCGGCCTCGCCGCCGCCTATTGCGATCGCGTGGTGGTGATGGAGAAGGGCCGCGTGGTCGAGACCGCCAAGGCCGCCGACATCTTTGCGAGCCCGCAGCACCCCTACACCAAGAAGCTGATGCGCGCGACGCCGCGGCTCGGCGTGAGCCTGCGGGATTTGCTGCCGGAAGAGGAGGGCGCAGCCGCTGCTGCCGCGAGCGCGGCGTCCGTGGCCCCGACCGCCGTATCAGGTGCGGAGAGCCAGAAGCCCCTTCTCCTCATTGAAAAGCTCGTGAAGGAATACCCCCGCCAAGGGGCCACCGCCACGCTCGGAAAGCTGTTCGGCCGCAAGCCACCGCTGGAGCCCGATGTGTTCCGCGCGGTGGACGGCATCAGCTTCTCGATCGGTCACGGCGAGAGCGTCGGCCTGGTCGGCGAATCCGGCTGCGGCAAATCGACCACGTCGATGATGGTGATGCGGCTGCTCGACCAGACCTCCGGCCTGATCCAGTTCGACGGCGAGGACATCGGCGCCATCCAGCCTGCGTCGTTCGCCCGGCTGCCGCAGCGCAGCCGCATCCAGATGGTGTTCCAGGACCCGACCGACAGCCTCAATCCGCGCTTCACCGCCGCGCGCGCCATTGCCGACCCCATCATGCAATTGAGCGACATCAGGGGCCGCGACGCGCTCCGCGCCCGCTGCGAGGAGCTGGCCACCATGGTCGGCCTCCCGCACAATCTGCTGGATCGCTTTCCGCACCAGCTCTCCGGCGGGCAGAAGGCCCGCGTCGGCATCGCCCGCGCGATCGCACTGCATCCGAAGCTGGTGATCCTGGACGAGCCGACTGCGGCGCTTGACGTCTCGGTGCAGGCCGTCGTGCTAAACCTGCTGCAGGACCTGAAAGCACGGCTAGGTATGAGCTATCTGTTCGTCTCGCATGATTTGAACGTAGTGCGCTTGTTGTGCGATCGTGTCATTGTGATGCGGACGGGTCGAATCGTCGAGGAAGGCTCTTCCGAGCAGGTCTTGAGCGATCCGCAGGACGACTACACCAAGGAGCTGCTGACGGCGATCCCGCATCCGCCGTTGCAGGTACACTGA
- a CDS encoding ABC transporter permease, giving the protein MSSVAPAVEPAGPARTSGLTAILEQTRYVLGENKVTGFAFALLILILVAAIFGPYVVPYDPLASDTAAALKPPSAAHWFGTDQLGRDIFSRVIVATRLDAFIAVASVVLVFLMGGLAGIAAGYFGGWTDRIVGRIADTIMAFPLFVLAMGIVAALGNTVQNIILATAIVNFPLYARVARAEANVRRNAGFVQAARLSGNGEFRILLVHILPNIMPIMIVQMSLTMGYAILNAAGLSFIGLGVRPPTAEWGIMVAEGAGFMVSGEWWIALFPGLALMIAVFCFNLLGDGLRDIIDPQRRT; this is encoded by the coding sequence ATGAGCTCCGTTGCGCCTGCTGTTGAACCCGCCGGTCCCGCACGCACCTCGGGACTGACTGCGATCCTCGAACAGACCCGCTACGTGCTCGGCGAGAACAAGGTCACGGGCTTCGCCTTTGCCCTGCTGATCCTGATCCTCGTCGCCGCGATCTTCGGCCCCTACGTCGTGCCCTACGATCCACTCGCCTCGGATACAGCTGCTGCTCTGAAGCCGCCGTCGGCCGCGCACTGGTTCGGCACCGACCAGCTCGGCCGTGACATTTTCAGTCGCGTCATCGTGGCAACACGGCTCGACGCGTTCATCGCGGTCGCCTCCGTCGTGCTGGTGTTCCTGATGGGCGGCCTCGCCGGCATCGCGGCCGGCTATTTCGGCGGCTGGACCGATCGGATCGTCGGCCGCATCGCCGACACCATCATGGCCTTCCCGCTGTTCGTGCTGGCGATGGGCATCGTCGCCGCCCTCGGCAACACCGTGCAGAACATCATCCTCGCCACCGCCATCGTGAACTTCCCGCTCTATGCCCGCGTCGCGCGCGCCGAGGCCAATGTCCGCCGTAATGCCGGCTTCGTGCAGGCCGCGCGCCTCTCCGGCAACGGCGAATTCCGTATCCTCCTGGTGCACATCCTGCCGAACATCATGCCGATCATGATCGTGCAGATGTCTCTGACGATGGGATACGCCATCCTCAATGCCGCAGGCCTCTCCTTCATCGGCCTCGGCGTCCGCCCGCCGACCGCGGAGTGGGGCATCATGGTCGCCGAAGGCGCGGGCTTCATGGTCTCGGGCGAGTGGTGGATCGCGCTGTTCCCCGGGCTCGCGCTGATGATCGCGGTGTTCTGCTTCAACCTCCTCGGCGACGGCCTGCGCGACATCATCGACCCCCAGCGGAGGACGTGA
- a CDS encoding ABC transporter permease: MLTMIGKRLMFAIPSLIGVVIVTFLLTRALPGDPAAYFAGPAATKEAVEQIRKKLGLDKPLIEQFFRYTNDLAHGDFGNSLTTGQPVAAEIRNRLPASAELTLLGLIVSVVIAIPLGVLAATRPGSWVDHLCRVTTTAGVSLPVFFTGLVLVYVFYFRLGWSPAPLGRLDVFYSAPPTVTGFYLIDTLIARDLEAFRSALSQLILPATTLAIFSLAPIARMTRASMLAVLSSEFVRTARASGLSPATVIVTYAFRNAMLPVITTLSMVFSFLLGANVLVEKVFAWPGIGSYAVEALISSDFAPVQGFVLTMAVMYVLLNLVIDILYGVIDPRVRLEG; this comes from the coding sequence ATGCTGACCATGATCGGCAAGCGCCTGATGTTCGCGATTCCGTCGCTGATCGGCGTCGTCATCGTCACCTTCCTGCTGACGCGCGCGCTTCCGGGCGATCCCGCCGCTTACTTCGCCGGTCCTGCCGCGACCAAGGAGGCCGTCGAGCAAATCCGCAAGAAGCTCGGCCTCGACAAGCCGCTGATCGAGCAGTTCTTCCGCTACACCAACGATCTCGCCCATGGCGATTTCGGCAACTCGCTGACCACGGGCCAGCCGGTCGCGGCCGAGATCCGCAACCGCCTGCCGGCCTCCGCCGAGCTGACGCTGCTCGGGTTGATCGTCTCGGTCGTGATCGCCATTCCGCTCGGCGTGCTGGCGGCCACGCGGCCGGGATCATGGGTCGATCATTTATGTCGCGTCACGACCACGGCCGGGGTCTCGCTGCCGGTGTTCTTCACCGGCCTCGTGCTGGTCTATGTCTTCTATTTCCGGCTCGGCTGGTCGCCCGCACCGCTCGGACGCCTCGATGTGTTCTACAGCGCGCCGCCGACGGTGACGGGCTTCTATCTGATCGACACGCTGATCGCGCGCGACCTCGAGGCGTTCCGCTCGGCACTGAGTCAGCTCATTCTGCCGGCGACGACGCTTGCGATCTTCTCGCTGGCGCCGATCGCACGCATGACGCGCGCTTCGATGCTGGCGGTGCTGTCGTCGGAATTCGTCCGCACCGCCCGCGCCAGCGGCCTGTCGCCGGCGACCGTGATCGTCACCTACGCGTTCCGCAACGCGATGCTGCCCGTGATCACCACGCTCAGCATGGTGTTCTCGTTCCTGCTCGGAGCGAATGTGCTGGTCGAAAAAGTGTTCGCCTGGCCCGGCATCGGCTCCTATGCGGTGGAAGCGCTGATTTCGTCGGACTTCGCACCGGTGCAGGGCTTCGTGCTGACCATGGCGGTGATGTACGTGCTGCTCAATCTCGTGATTGACATTTTGTACGGCGTGATCGATCCGCGCGTCCGGTTGGAGGGCTGA
- a CDS encoding ABC transporter substrate-binding protein, translating into MKRRDFLKSVSGLAAGAALPAMPSVVSSAYADARSETLLIVSEGGPNNLDIHGVGTNVPGYEVSWNCYDRLISHEMKSGPGGVPYYDRDKFKGELAEEFKIDDKSVTFKLRKNAKFHDGTPVTAKDVKWSLDRAVSVGGFPTFQMSAGSLTKPEQFVVVDDHTVRVDFLKKDRLTIPDLAVIVPCIVNSELVKKHASEKDPWGLEYTKQQTAGSGAYKVTKWTAGTEVIMERNDDWVCGPLPKIKRVIWRMVPQAGNRRALLERGDADISYELPNKDFQEMKANGKLNVVSLPFSNGIQYIGMNVTKPPFDNPKVRQAVAYALPYQKIMDAVMFGLANPMFGAPKDKATEVAWPQPHKYNTDIEKAKALMAEAGMANGFETTISFDLNFAGVNEPLCVLVQESLAQIGIKTTINKVPGANWRTELNKKEMPLFTNVFSGWLDYPEYFFYWCYHGNNSVFNTMSYKSAEMDKLIDGARTAAASGDTATYDKDVKGFVDLAFTDIPRIPLYQPFVNVAMQKNISGYQYWFHRRLDYRALVKG; encoded by the coding sequence ATGAAGCGCCGCGATTTCCTCAAGTCCGTTTCCGGATTGGCCGCCGGAGCGGCACTTCCGGCCATGCCGTCCGTGGTCTCCTCGGCCTATGCCGACGCCCGCTCGGAGACGCTGCTGATCGTCTCGGAAGGCGGCCCCAACAATCTCGACATCCACGGCGTCGGCACCAACGTGCCCGGCTATGAAGTGTCCTGGAATTGCTACGACCGCCTGATCAGCCACGAGATGAAGAGCGGCCCCGGCGGCGTGCCCTATTACGACCGCGACAAGTTCAAGGGCGAGCTCGCCGAGGAGTTCAAGATCGACGACAAGTCGGTCACCTTCAAGCTGCGCAAGAACGCCAAATTCCACGACGGCACGCCCGTGACCGCGAAGGACGTGAAGTGGTCGCTCGACCGCGCCGTCAGCGTCGGCGGCTTCCCGACCTTCCAGATGAGCGCGGGGTCTCTCACGAAGCCGGAGCAGTTCGTCGTCGTCGACGACCACACCGTGCGCGTCGACTTCCTGAAGAAGGACAGGCTGACGATCCCCGATCTCGCCGTGATCGTGCCCTGCATCGTCAATTCCGAGCTGGTGAAGAAGCACGCCAGCGAGAAGGATCCCTGGGGTCTCGAATACACCAAGCAGCAGACCGCGGGCTCCGGCGCCTACAAGGTGACGAAGTGGACCGCCGGCACCGAAGTCATCATGGAGCGCAACGACGACTGGGTCTGCGGTCCGCTGCCGAAGATCAAGCGCGTGATCTGGCGCATGGTGCCGCAGGCCGGCAACCGCCGCGCCCTGCTGGAGCGTGGCGACGCCGACATCTCCTACGAACTGCCGAACAAGGACTTCCAGGAGATGAAGGCGAACGGCAAGCTCAACGTGGTGTCGCTGCCGTTCTCCAACGGCATCCAGTACATCGGCATGAACGTCACCAAGCCGCCGTTCGACAATCCCAAGGTGCGTCAGGCCGTCGCCTATGCGCTGCCCTATCAGAAGATCATGGACGCGGTGATGTTCGGCCTCGCCAACCCGATGTTCGGCGCGCCGAAGGACAAGGCCACCGAAGTCGCCTGGCCGCAGCCGCACAAATACAACACCGACATCGAGAAGGCGAAGGCGTTGATGGCCGAAGCGGGCATGGCCAACGGCTTCGAGACCACGATCTCGTTCGACCTGAACTTCGCCGGCGTCAACGAGCCGCTCTGCGTGCTGGTACAGGAGAGCCTGGCCCAGATCGGAATCAAGACCACCATCAACAAGGTGCCCGGCGCCAACTGGCGCACCGAATTGAACAAGAAGGAGATGCCGCTCTTCACCAACGTGTTCTCGGGCTGGCTCGATTACCCCGAATACTTCTTCTACTGGTGCTATCACGGCAACAATTCCGTCTTCAACACCATGAGCTACAAGTCGGCGGAGATGGACAAGCTGATCGACGGCGCGCGCACCGCGGCAGCAAGCGGCGACACCGCCACCTACGACAAGGACGTGAAGGGCTTCGTCGATCTCGCCTTCACCGACATCCCGCGCATCCCGCTCTACCAGCCCTTCGTCAACGTCGCGATGCAGAAGAACATCAGCGGCTACCAGTACTGGTTCCACCGCAGGCTGGATTACCGTGCGCTGGTGAAGGGGTGA
- a CDS encoding aminoglycoside phosphotransferase family protein: MTMTSSQELPAFTDAESFRAFRFDPAQWLPIALDIARSHGFDTSAPHVFATGTNLVVGLGDKLILKIFPPMLHAQFVSERGSLTQLAGHLDLPIPEIVAEGARDGWPYLVITRLTGTLGSEVWPQLPEDQKERLLRQIGETIASVQRVPLGPLASIEPRWNDLMRAQMQGCKARHTRLGLAPKFLEGLDDLLRDAEKLIPMDAPPVFLVGEYIPENFLLACDDGQWSLAGLFDFGDVLAGWRDYDLLGPGAFMAAGRPGRVKSLLEGFGYEKLDTTLKRRLMALMLLHRASDLNSHVCIEGWQEQADDLVELQELIWAE, from the coding sequence ATGACGATGACTTCATCGCAAGAACTGCCAGCTTTCACCGACGCCGAAAGCTTCCGCGCCTTTCGCTTCGATCCCGCGCAATGGCTCCCGATCGCGCTCGACATCGCGCGCAGCCACGGCTTCGATACCAGCGCACCGCATGTGTTCGCGACCGGCACCAATCTCGTGGTTGGCCTCGGCGACAAACTGATCCTGAAGATCTTCCCGCCGATGCTGCACGCACAATTCGTCTCCGAGCGCGGCTCGCTGACGCAGCTCGCCGGCCACCTCGATCTCCCGATCCCCGAGATCGTCGCGGAGGGAGCGCGCGACGGCTGGCCCTATCTCGTCATCACACGTCTCACAGGCACGCTCGGCTCGGAGGTCTGGCCGCAATTGCCGGAAGACCAGAAAGAGCGGCTGCTGCGCCAGATCGGCGAGACCATCGCGAGCGTCCAGCGCGTCCCGCTCGGACCGCTCGCGAGCATCGAGCCGCGCTGGAACGATTTGATGCGTGCCCAGATGCAGGGCTGCAAGGCCAGGCACACCCGTCTCGGTCTCGCGCCGAAATTCCTGGAAGGCCTCGACGACCTCCTGCGCGATGCGGAAAAGCTCATTCCGATGGATGCGCCGCCGGTCTTTCTGGTCGGCGAATACATTCCGGAGAACTTCCTGCTTGCCTGCGATGACGGCCAATGGTCGCTCGCAGGCCTGTTCGATTTCGGCGACGTGCTGGCGGGATGGCGCGATTACGATCTGCTCGGCCCCGGCGCGTTCATGGCGGCGGGCCGGCCCGGCAGGGTAAAGAGCCTGCTCGAAGGCTTTGGCTACGAGAAGCTCGACACCACGCTGAAGCGCCGGCTGATGGCCCTGATGCTGCTGCACCGCGCCAGCGACCTCAACAGCCATGTCTGCATCGAGGGCTGGCAGGAGCAGGCGGATGATCTGGTCGAGTTGCAGGAGTTGATCTGGGCGGAGTGA
- the ugpB gene encoding sn-glycerol-3-phosphate ABC transporter substrate-binding protein UgpB has protein sequence MTSALRPLYLAILAALSLAAPARAATDIAWWHAMSGELGRQLGKLASDFNASQSDYRIVPVYKGNYTETVTAAIFAFRSRSQPAIVQVNEVATATMTAAKGAIYPVFSLMRDMNEPFSLDDYLPAVSGYYTDAAGNLLSFPFNSSTPILYYNKTMFRDAGLDPETPPKTWPELGAAAKRLRDRGAACGFTTSWPSWIHVENFSAFHDLPLATRGNGFAGLDAELTINNPVVVKHIAQLAEWQKTKSFDYGGRGQAAEPRFQNGECGIFIGSSATRADIKANSKFEVGYGMMPYWPDVKGAPQNSIIGGATLWVLRDRPREEYKGVARFFAYLAQPGVQAAWHQNTGYLPITRAASELTRAQGFYERNPGAAISFEEITLNPPTENSKGIRLGSFVLIRGAIEDELEQAFAGHKSAQAALDAAVERGNKILRQFERASPDR, from the coding sequence GTGACGTCAGCATTGCGCCCCTTGTACCTCGCCATTCTTGCGGCGCTCTCCTTGGCAGCTCCTGCTCGCGCCGCGACCGACATCGCCTGGTGGCACGCCATGTCCGGCGAACTCGGCCGCCAGCTCGGGAAGCTCGCCTCGGACTTCAACGCCTCGCAGTCCGACTACCGCATCGTGCCGGTTTACAAGGGCAACTACACCGAGACGGTGACCGCCGCGATCTTCGCCTTCCGCTCGCGCAGCCAGCCCGCCATCGTCCAGGTCAACGAGGTCGCCACCGCCACCATGACCGCGGCCAAGGGCGCGATCTATCCGGTGTTCAGCCTGATGCGGGACATGAACGAGCCGTTCTCGCTCGACGACTACCTGCCCGCCGTCTCCGGCTATTACACCGATGCGGCCGGCAATCTGCTGTCGTTCCCGTTCAATTCCTCGACGCCGATCCTCTATTACAACAAGACCATGTTCCGCGATGCGGGTCTCGATCCGGAGACGCCGCCGAAGACCTGGCCGGAACTGGGCGCGGCTGCAAAGCGCCTGCGCGACCGCGGTGCTGCGTGCGGCTTCACCACGTCCTGGCCGTCCTGGATCCATGTCGAGAATTTCTCCGCTTTCCATGATCTGCCGCTGGCGACGCGCGGCAACGGCTTTGCCGGGCTGGACGCGGAATTGACCATCAACAATCCGGTCGTGGTCAAACACATCGCCCAGCTCGCCGAATGGCAAAAGACGAAATCGTTCGACTATGGCGGCCGCGGCCAAGCGGCCGAGCCACGTTTCCAGAACGGCGAATGCGGCATCTTCATCGGCTCCTCGGCGACGCGCGCCGACATCAAGGCGAATTCGAAATTCGAGGTCGGCTACGGCATGATGCCATATTGGCCCGACGTGAAGGGCGCGCCGCAGAACTCGATCATCGGCGGCGCAACCCTGTGGGTGCTGCGCGACCGCCCGCGCGAGGAATACAAGGGCGTGGCGCGGTTCTTCGCCTATCTGGCGCAGCCCGGCGTGCAGGCCGCCTGGCACCAGAACACCGGATACCTGCCGATCACCCGCGCCGCCTCCGAGCTGACGCGCGCGCAGGGCTTTTACGAGCGCAATCCGGGCGCGGCGATCTCGTTCGAGGAGATCACGCTCAATCCGCCGACGGAGAACTCGAAAGGCATCCGGCTCGGCTCCTTCGTCCTGATCCGCGGCGCGATCGAGGACGAGCTGGAGCAGGCCTTCGCCGGTCACAAGAGCGCGCAAGCAGCGCTCGATGCAGCGGTCGAGCGCGGCAACAAGATCTTGCGCCAGTTCGAGCGCGCGAGTCCGGATCGGTAG
- a CDS encoding TRAP transporter substrate-binding protein has protein sequence MPVLNRAELSRTGVIFVALLLAVCMTGASAREFRAADTQTEDYPTVQALRYMGALIAERSGGRHEIKVFHSRQLGEEKETIEQTRVGAIDLNRTNVALIGNFVPAMNVLAMPFLFRSFEHMQKVLDGPVGSEILDSFEPYGFVGLAFYDSGARSIYNGVRPVKSIADLKGLRIRVQQSELMSQMIRSLGAEPVEMPYGQVLTGLANHLVDGAENNWPSFVTTDHFKHAGHYTLTEHTMSPEVLVISLKAWRSLSPDDQTIFREAAQRSSRFMREKWRDLEEQSQRKAEEAGVTIVRDIDRKPFEDAMVPIYAKAARDPAAAALIERIRKVE, from the coding sequence GTGCCAGTGCTGAACCGTGCCGAACTCTCGCGGACCGGGGTGATCTTCGTCGCGCTTCTGCTTGCCGTCTGCATGACGGGCGCCAGTGCACGCGAGTTTCGCGCCGCCGATACCCAGACCGAGGATTACCCGACGGTCCAGGCGCTGCGCTACATGGGCGCCCTGATCGCCGAGCGCAGCGGCGGCCGCCACGAGATCAAGGTGTTCCACTCCCGCCAGCTCGGCGAGGAAAAGGAGACCATCGAGCAGACCAGGGTCGGTGCGATCGACCTCAACCGGACCAACGTCGCGCTGATCGGCAATTTCGTGCCGGCGATGAACGTGCTCGCCATGCCGTTCCTGTTCCGGTCCTTCGAGCACATGCAGAAGGTGCTGGACGGGCCCGTCGGCAGCGAGATCCTCGATAGTTTCGAGCCCTATGGCTTCGTCGGGCTGGCCTTCTACGATTCCGGGGCGCGGTCGATCTACAACGGCGTCCGGCCGGTAAAGTCCATCGCGGATCTCAAGGGATTGCGGATCCGGGTGCAGCAGTCGGAGTTGATGAGCCAGATGATCCGCTCGCTCGGCGCCGAGCCCGTCGAGATGCCCTATGGGCAGGTCCTCACCGGGCTCGCCAACCATCTGGTCGACGGCGCCGAGAACAATTGGCCATCTTTCGTGACGACGGACCATTTCAAGCATGCCGGCCATTACACGCTTACCGAGCACACGATGAGCCCCGAGGTGCTGGTGATCTCGCTGAAGGCCTGGCGGAGCCTGTCGCCAGACGATCAGACCATTTTCCGGGAGGCCGCGCAGCGCTCCAGCCGGTTCATGCGCGAGAAATGGCGCGACCTCGAGGAGCAGTCGCAGCGCAAGGCGGAGGAAGCCGGCGTCACCATCGTCAGGGATATCGACCGCAAGCCGTTCGAGGACGCGATGGTCCCGATCTACGCCAAGGCGGCGCGCGATCCCGCCGCGGCCGCGCTGATCGAACGCATTCGCAAGGTGGAGTGA